A genomic stretch from Telopea speciosissima isolate NSW1024214 ecotype Mountain lineage chromosome 7, Tspe_v1, whole genome shotgun sequence includes:
- the LOC122669357 gene encoding uncharacterized protein LOC122669357 isoform X1 has translation MHHQLNMENTNNSSPPKYLKNSPYNTLHSTVRGVGRSSSQPQRFFSLHSQSKGQQQEKVHDKSKATQKLPTKEQTKPLEIMLHTQLRAARRAGFNNMVAAKMYLIERQKQITERVQKMIEEEEVRSLRKEMIPRAQLMPFFDRPFFPQRSTRPLTVPKEPSFIRILNSKCCLSSNELDGFDKLRSKL, from the exons ATGCATCATCAGCTTAATATGGAGAACACTAACAATTCTTCACCACCAAAG TATTTGAAGAATAGTCCATACAACACCCTGCATTCTACTGTTAGAGGAGTGGGGAGATCCAGTAGTCAACCCCAACGGTTCTTCAGCCTTCATTCT CAGTCTAAAGGACAGCAACAGGAGAAAGTTCATGATAAGTCCAAG GCTACCCAAAAGCTTCCCACGAAAGAACAAACTAAGCCATTGGAAATCATGCTTCATACCCAACTGCGAGCAGCTAGGCGTGCAGGATTCAATAATATG GTTGCAGCAAAGATGTATCTCATAGAACGACAGAAACAAATAACAGAGAGGGTTCAAAAG atgatagaagaagaagaggttcggtcattgagaaaagaaatgatcCCAAGAGCCCAATTAATGCCTTTCTTTGATAGGCCCTTCTTTCCACAAAG GTCAACAAGGCCTCTGACTGTTCCCAAGGAACCAAGTTTTATTCGTATCCTGAATAGCAAATGCTGCCTCTCTAGCAATGAGCTCGACGGTTTTGATAAACTCAGAAGCAAGCTATGA
- the LOC122669357 gene encoding protein TPX2-like isoform X2, with translation MHHQLNMENTNNSSPPKYLKNSPYNTLHSTVRGVGRSSSQPQRFFSLHSQSKGQQQEKVHDKSKKLPTKEQTKPLEIMLHTQLRAARRAGFNNMVAAKMYLIERQKQITERVQKMIEEEEVRSLRKEMIPRAQLMPFFDRPFFPQRSTRPLTVPKEPSFIRILNSKCCLSSNELDGFDKLRSKL, from the exons ATGCATCATCAGCTTAATATGGAGAACACTAACAATTCTTCACCACCAAAG TATTTGAAGAATAGTCCATACAACACCCTGCATTCTACTGTTAGAGGAGTGGGGAGATCCAGTAGTCAACCCCAACGGTTCTTCAGCCTTCATTCT CAGTCTAAAGGACAGCAACAGGAGAAAGTTCATGATAAGTCCAAG AAGCTTCCCACGAAAGAACAAACTAAGCCATTGGAAATCATGCTTCATACCCAACTGCGAGCAGCTAGGCGTGCAGGATTCAATAATATG GTTGCAGCAAAGATGTATCTCATAGAACGACAGAAACAAATAACAGAGAGGGTTCAAAAG atgatagaagaagaagaggttcggtcattgagaaaagaaatgatcCCAAGAGCCCAATTAATGCCTTTCTTTGATAGGCCCTTCTTTCCACAAAG GTCAACAAGGCCTCTGACTGTTCCCAAGGAACCAAGTTTTATTCGTATCCTGAATAGCAAATGCTGCCTCTCTAGCAATGAGCTCGACGGTTTTGATAAACTCAGAAGCAAGCTATGA